One Vulcanisaeta thermophila DNA segment encodes these proteins:
- the thrC gene encoding threonine synthase: MKCPRCGLELPPSPLMFRCPRCGELLDTVLITDRVKGDGSLSGRGVWRYRRFLPDIEEPVSMGEGGTPLIRLRGYGNAYVKFEGANPTGSFKDRGMTVGVSLARNLGFRGVIVASTGNTAASAAAYSARAGLECIVVLPRGNVARGKLGQAVIHSARILEVEGSFDDALEYVIEGVVNNVGSDGVRYYPLNSINPWRLEGQKTAAFEIFEEIGVPDFVIVPVGNGGNIYAIWKGFEELRRIGLISDVPRMIGVQAEGAAPLVRYWRGLGEPRIDNPRTVASAIRIGKPVNWFRAYRAVKESGGLFIDVSDEEILRAQRELGKMGIGVEPASAASLAGYIRLLNEGYVSRSDRVVLIATGHALKDPDLLIRELRSEVVRGFEEFMSIIRRG; encoded by the coding sequence TGTTCAGATGCCCAAGGTGTGGTGAGCTGCTTGATACGGTGCTAATAACGGACAGGGTGAAGGGTGATGGATCATTAAGTGGGAGGGGTGTGTGGAGATACAGGAGGTTCCTGCCGGATATTGAGGAACCCGTGAGCATGGGTGAGGGTGGAACCCCATTAATAAGGCTTAGGGGTTATGGGAATGCTTACGTTAAGTTTGAGGGTGCCAATCCCACAGGCTCCTTCAAGGATAGGGGTATGACCGTGGGTGTTTCGCTAGCGAGGAACCTGGGTTTTAGGGGTGTTATAGTGGCGTCCACGGGGAACACCGCCGCGTCAGCTGCTGCATACTCAGCCAGGGCTGGGCTTGAATGCATAGTGGTGCTTCCCAGGGGTAATGTGGCTAGGGGTAAGTTGGGGCAGGCGGTTATTCACAGTGCCAGGATCCTGGAGGTTGAGGGGTCCTTTGACGATGCGTTGGAGTACGTCATAGAGGGTGTGGTGAATAATGTGGGTAGTGACGGGGTTAGGTACTACCCACTTAATTCCATTAATCCCTGGAGACTTGAGGGCCAGAAGACCGCGGCCTTCGAGATATTCGAGGAGATTGGGGTGCCGGACTTCGTAATAGTACCCGTGGGTAATGGGGGCAATATCTACGCAATTTGGAAGGGCTTTGAGGAGCTTAGGAGGATTGGGTTAATAAGCGATGTTCCTAGGATGATTGGGGTGCAGGCTGAGGGGGCTGCACCGCTGGTTAGGTATTGGAGGGGTTTGGGTGAGCCTAGGATTGACAATCCAAGGACCGTGGCAAGCGCAATAAGGATTGGCAAGCCCGTTAACTGGTTCAGGGCATACAGGGCTGTTAAGGAGAGTGGTGGCTTATTCATTGACGTGAGCGATGAGGAAATACTAAGGGCCCAGAGGGAACTTGGTAAAATGGGCATTGGCGTGGAACCAGCCAGCGCGGCCTCACTTGCCGGTTACATTAGACTACTTAATGAGGGGTACGTAAGCAGGAGTGATAGGGTGGTCCTAATAGCCACGGGCCACGCACTAAAGGACCCCGATTTACTGATTAGGGAGTTGAGGTCGGAGGTTGTGAGGGGCTTTGAGGAGTTCATGAGCATTATAAGGCGGGGCTAA
- a CDS encoding (Fe-S)-binding protein gives MESWVKTLVSIIQGSLGSNGLPIPMDKSLCTQWAGELNVPKGGDTVIYTSCLYQMAPVINQMIPWIEKLQGSPLGGVARVFSRFSGLVAGFVVKPSPSDITRANGIVKNIAQSLRKSGINFGYLYEDEPYSGALLYELGAIDQFLDYFEKTVMPTFKRFGVRKVITIDPHTHNILTEVAPRYFKLDFDVVNYLDIISKARVKPLINLDTVVIHDSCLYARYLNKYDVYRSILDRAGIKHVEDPVITGRETSTCCGGPIESLNPGLSERIAKIRIRNLAKLSRNVVTLCPICLANLTRNNEGEVEIRDINEVITVE, from the coding sequence ATGGAGAGTTGGGTTAAGACGCTGGTTAGTATTATACAGGGAAGCCTCGGCAGCAATGGCCTACCCATACCCATGGATAAATCCCTCTGTACCCAGTGGGCGGGGGAATTGAATGTGCCCAAGGGAGGGGACACCGTAATCTATACCTCATGCCTCTACCAAATGGCTCCCGTGATAAACCAAATGATACCCTGGATTGAGAAGTTACAGGGCTCGCCACTGGGTGGTGTCGCGAGGGTTTTCTCGAGGTTCAGTGGTTTAGTGGCTGGCTTCGTGGTGAAGCCCTCGCCCAGCGATATTACTAGGGCCAATGGTATTGTTAAGAACATAGCCCAATCCCTCAGGAAGTCCGGCATTAATTTTGGCTATTTATACGAGGACGAGCCCTACAGTGGTGCCCTGCTTTACGAGTTGGGCGCCATTGATCAATTCCTAGATTACTTCGAGAAGACAGTAATGCCCACATTCAAGAGGTTTGGTGTGAGGAAGGTCATAACCATAGACCCCCACACACATAATATACTCACCGAGGTGGCCCCCAGGTACTTTAAGTTGGATTTCGACGTGGTTAATTACCTGGACATAATAAGTAAGGCTAGGGTGAAGCCCCTCATTAACCTGGACACCGTAGTTATACACGACTCATGCCTCTACGCCAGGTATTTGAATAAGTACGACGTATACAGGTCCATACTGGATAGGGCGGGTATTAAGCATGTGGAGGACCCCGTGATAACTGGTAGGGAAACATCAACCTGCTGTGGAGGGCCCATTGAGAGCCTGAATCCAGGGCTTAGCGAGAGGATTGCCAAGATTAGGATAAGGAACCTGGCCAAGCTCTCCAGGAATGTAGTCACACTATGCCCCATATGTTTAGCTAACCTAACCAGGAATAATGAGGGTGAGGTGGAGATAAGGGATATAAATGAAGTAATTACTGTGGAGTGA